The sequence GCGCTGCCCGCCGGGTTCTCGTACCGCGTCGTCACGTACAGCGGGAAGACCAAGCTGGAGTCGGGGGAATTCACCCCCTCCAACCACGACGGCACGGCCACCTTCGACGGCCCGCGCGGCACGACCCTCCTCGTCAACAACCACGAGCTGAAGGGCCCGCGCGCCAGCTGGAAGTACCCCGTGCCGCTCACCGAGGGCCTCGTCTACGACCCGGCCGCCTCCGGTGGCTGCACGGTCGTCGAGGTGCGTCCCGGCGGCGCGGTCGCCGAGTGGGTCGGCATCGCCGGCACCTCCACCAACTGTGCGGGCGGCAGCACCCCGTGGGGCACCTGGCTCACCTGCGAGGAGAACTCCGACCGGGCCGGCGAGAACGGCATGACCAAGGACCACGGTTACGTCTTCGAGGTCGACCCGATCGACCGCCGGGCCAACCGCGACCCCAAGCCGCTGAAGTTCTTCGGCCGGTACGACCACGAGGCCGTCGTCATCGACCCGAAGCGCGGCCACGCCTACCTCACCGAGGACGACTCCGAGCCCAACGGCCTGTTCTTCCGTTGGAAGCCCCCGCACGGCTTCACCCACGGCCGCGGCAGGTTCCGTACCCTCGCCGACGACGCGGGCGTGCTCCAGGCGCCCAAGTGCTATGACTCCGGCGGCCGTTACGTCGACGACCTGTCCCGTGCCATGAGGATCGGCACGGTGTACGGGGTCGACTGGGTGGACGTGCCCGACCGGGACGGGAAGACCGTTCCGGTGCGCGAGCAGTTCGGCACCGGCGAGGTCACCCGCGCCCGCAAACTCGAAGGCATGTGGTGGGGCGACGGCGGCGCGTACATCGTCTCGTCGTACGCCCGTGACGAGAGCCCGGTGCAGCACGACGGGCAGGTCTGGTTCTACGACCCCAAGCGGCGCACGCTCACCCTGAAGGTGCTCCTGGGGGTGAACCCCGACCCGTCCGCGGACGGCGCCTTCGACGGGCCCGACAACATCACCGTGTCCCCGTACGGCGGTCTCGTCATAGCCGAGGACGGTGAGGGGGTCTCGCATCTCTTCGGTGCGACGGACAGCGGCCGTACGTATCCCATCGCGCGCAACGACCTGAACATCGGCACCGAGGCGGAGCCCGAGTTCAGCGAGTTCACCGGCGTGACCTTCTCGCCCGACGGAAAGACCCTGTACGCCAACATTCAGGTGCCGGGCATCATGGTGGCGATCAAGGGACCCTGGAAGCGGCAGAAGCGTCGCTGAAATACGTTCACCGAAAGCGCGAAGCGCGAAGTGTTGGGCGCTGAGCGGGAAGTGGGGTTTTAATCGTTCGCCCGGGCCGTGGTGTGCCTCCTACAGTGGACAACGTCCAGGTGCGAAGGCAGGACCTACTTCCACTCATAATGGGGCGGCCGCGGGTTCGAGTCCCGTCACCGGTACGACGCGCCGGTGTAGCTCAGGGGTCAGAGCGCCTACGTCGGTTCCGCCGGCCTTGAACTCTGGACACCACAATTTCATGCACCTCCCGGTGCGATGGCTGCGGCTACTTCTCTTCCAAAGAATCCAGGCCGCAGCCGACTTGATCTCGGGAAGCGCAGCATATGGTGTGTGCCCGGTGCGCAGGCAGCGGTTACTTCATGGGATCAGAGGGTTGCGGGTTCAAGTCCCGTCATCGGCTTCGGGCCGGTGTAGCTCAATTCGGTAGAGCATCCGAACAAGTCCGCCGCCGAACCCTGAACTCGGGCACGCTCCATCTGCTGCGTCTCCCTCCGAAATATTCGAGAATTCGGGGGAATTCATCATGGCGCGGTTCAACACCAGGGCGGCGAAGGCCAGGGGCGCTTCGCGTGTCACCTCCACGGGACGTGTGCTGCGGACCCACGAGGGCGGGCGGGGCGTCGAGCGCGATCCGCGTTCCGAGCTCTTTCTGCTGTCGATCGCCAACTTCGTCGCGCAGAAGACCTTCTACGAGAGCGGCGAGGCGCGCGACGACCGGTTCGCCGCGCTCGTACGGCAGCTCGCCGTCGCGGACCCGTCCTGGACGGCCGCCCTGCTCGACTGGCTGCGCGGCGAGGGCAACATGCGGACCGCGTCGATCGTGGGCGCCGTCGAGTACGTCAAGGCGCGCCTCGACGCGGGCGCCACGGACGGTCCGGCCAACCGGCAGGTCGTCGCGTCCGTGCTGCGGCGCCCGGACGAGCCCGGTGAGCTGCTCGCGTACTGGACCTCGCGGTACGGGCGGGCCGTGCCCAAGCCTGTGAAGCGGGGTGTCGCGGATGCCGTGCGGCGGCTCTACGGGGGGAAGTCGCTGCTGAAGTACGACACCGCGTCCAAGGGGTACCGCTTCGGGGACGTCCTCAATCTCGTGCACGCTTCGCCGGACCCTGACAAGCCGTGGCAGGGCGAGCTGTTCCGGTACGCGCTCGACCGCCGGCACAACCCGGACACCGCCGTGCCGCCCGCGTCCAGCCGTGTCCTCACCGCGCACCGTGAGCTGATGGCCGTGCCGGTGGGGGAGCGGCGTGCCGTCGTGACCTCCGAGGGCGGTGCCGGGCGGCTCGCGGAGGCCGGGATGACCTGGGAGGCGCTTGCCGGGTGGCTGCAGGGGCCGATGGACGCTGCGGCCTGGGAGGCCGTCATTCCGTCCATGGGCGCCATGGCGTTGGTGCGGAATCTGCGGAACTTCGACGAGGCCGGGGTCTCTGACGAGGTGGCCGCGCTGGTTGCGGCGAAGATCGGTGACCCCGCGGAGGTCGCGCGGTCGCGGCAGTTTCCGTTTCGGTACCTGGCCGCGTACCAGCACGCGCCCTCGCTGCGGTGGTCGTATCCGCTGGAGCAGGCGCTCGGGCACTCGCTGGGCAATGTGCCTGTGCTGGGTGGGCGGACGCTCGTTCTCGTTGATCGGTCCGGGTCCATGTTCTATTCGAAGCTGTCCGACCGCTCCGAGCTCAACCGGGCCGACGCGGCGGCGATCTTCGGTACGGCGCTCGCGCTGCGGGCCGAGAAGGCCGATCTCGTCGAGTTCGGCACCGGCAGCGATGTGGTGCGGGTTCGGCGGGGCGAGTCCGTGCTGAAGGTGCTGGGGCGGTTCGGTGATCTTGGGGGTACCAACACCAGTGAGGCTGTGCGCAGGCACTACAAGAAGCACGACCGGGTGCTGATCGTCACCGACGAGCAGGCCACGTACAGCCAGTACGGGGATCCGACCGAGCAGGTTCCGGCGCATGTGCCCGTGTACACCTGGAACCTCGCGGGGTATCGGGCCGGGCACGCTCCCTCGGGGGCGGGGGCGGGGGCCGGGAACCGGCACGTGTTCGGAGGGCTCTCCGACGCCGCCTTTCGGATGGTTCCGCTGCTTGAGGGGGCCCGGGACGCCGCGTG is a genomic window of Streptomyces sp. NBC_00414 containing:
- a CDS encoding alkaline phosphatase PhoX; its protein translation is MSLTRRDFARRSAVTGAGVALTGSVGTLATAPGALASTDTETAGDDDGYDTDARGADRHGGAVGYGPLLPDPKGILALPAGFSYRVVTYSGKTKLESGEFTPSNHDGTATFDGPRGTTLLVNNHELKGPRASWKYPVPLTEGLVYDPAASGGCTVVEVRPGGAVAEWVGIAGTSTNCAGGSTPWGTWLTCEENSDRAGENGMTKDHGYVFEVDPIDRRANRDPKPLKFFGRYDHEAVVIDPKRGHAYLTEDDSEPNGLFFRWKPPHGFTHGRGRFRTLADDAGVLQAPKCYDSGGRYVDDLSRAMRIGTVYGVDWVDVPDRDGKTVPVREQFGTGEVTRARKLEGMWWGDGGAYIVSSYARDESPVQHDGQVWFYDPKRRTLTLKVLLGVNPDPSADGAFDGPDNITVSPYGGLVIAEDGEGVSHLFGATDSGRTYPIARNDLNIGTEAEPEFSEFTGVTFSPDGKTLYANIQVPGIMVAIKGPWKRQKRR
- a CDS encoding TROVE domain-containing protein; protein product: MARFNTRAAKARGASRVTSTGRVLRTHEGGRGVERDPRSELFLLSIANFVAQKTFYESGEARDDRFAALVRQLAVADPSWTAALLDWLRGEGNMRTASIVGAVEYVKARLDAGATDGPANRQVVASVLRRPDEPGELLAYWTSRYGRAVPKPVKRGVADAVRRLYGGKSLLKYDTASKGYRFGDVLNLVHASPDPDKPWQGELFRYALDRRHNPDTAVPPASSRVLTAHRELMAVPVGERRAVVTSEGGAGRLAEAGMTWEALAGWLQGPMDAAAWEAVIPSMGAMALVRNLRNFDEAGVSDEVAALVAAKIGDPAEVARSRQFPFRYLAAYQHAPSLRWSYPLEQALGHSLGNVPVLGGRTLVLVDRSGSMFYSKLSDRSELNRADAAAIFGTALALRAEKADLVEFGTGSDVVRVRRGESVLKVLGRFGDLGGTNTSEAVRRHYKKHDRVLIVTDEQATYSQYGDPTEQVPAHVPVYTWNLAGYRAGHAPSGAGAGAGNRHVFGGLSDAAFRMVPLLEGARDAAWPWAG